From Neobacillus sp. PS2-9, the proteins below share one genomic window:
- the rlmN gene encoding 23S rRNA (adenine(2503)-C(2))-methyltransferase RlmN produces the protein MNKESIYGLTINQLTAWLIEHGHKKSRAQQVWEYLYRERVTAFSDMTDVNQACVQLLSENFAIQTLQEHIKQESADGTIKFLFKLQDGNLIETVLMRQKYGLSVCVTTQVGCNIGCSFCASGLLAKSRDLSSGEIVEQIMNVQLHLDKKVQGETVSHVVVMGIGEPFDNFENLIDFIKVIKDDKGLAIAARRITVSTSGLADKLIEFTDMGLQVNLAVSLHAPNNELRTRIMKINRAIPIEKLMQAMVYYVDKTNRRITIEYILLRDVNDHKQEAEQLAELLRPLGQKVYVNLIPYNPVDEHSQYQRSEQESVLSFYDTLKKGGINCKIRQEHGTDIDAACGQLRSKQIKKTEAR, from the coding sequence ATCTTTATCGAGAGCGTGTAACAGCTTTCTCGGATATGACGGATGTAAATCAAGCTTGTGTTCAATTGCTGTCAGAAAACTTCGCAATCCAAACCTTACAGGAGCATATCAAGCAAGAATCAGCCGATGGAACGATTAAATTTTTGTTCAAGTTGCAGGATGGCAACTTGATTGAAACGGTCTTAATGCGCCAAAAATATGGCCTTTCCGTTTGTGTGACAACGCAAGTAGGCTGTAATATCGGCTGCAGTTTTTGCGCGAGTGGTTTATTAGCGAAAAGCCGGGATTTATCCAGTGGGGAAATCGTCGAGCAGATTATGAACGTTCAACTGCACCTGGATAAAAAGGTTCAAGGTGAAACCGTCAGTCATGTGGTTGTGATGGGGATTGGTGAACCCTTTGATAATTTTGAAAACCTCATAGACTTTATCAAGGTGATTAAAGATGATAAAGGGCTTGCGATTGCTGCTAGACGGATCACCGTATCCACCAGCGGGCTCGCGGACAAGCTCATTGAGTTCACGGATATGGGGCTGCAGGTAAATTTGGCCGTTTCCTTGCATGCGCCAAATAATGAACTTCGGACGCGTATTATGAAAATTAACCGTGCGATTCCGATTGAAAAATTGATGCAGGCGATGGTGTATTATGTAGATAAGACCAACCGTCGGATTACGATTGAATATATTCTGTTGCGAGATGTCAATGACCATAAGCAAGAAGCCGAGCAGCTCGCAGAACTTCTGCGTCCTCTAGGGCAGAAAGTCTATGTAAACTTAATTCCATATAATCCGGTCGATGAACATAGTCAATATCAAAGAAGTGAACAGGAATCGGTACTGTCATTTTATGATACGTTGAAAAAGGGCGGGATTAATTGTAAAATTCGCCAAGAACATGGAACAGACATTGATGCCGCGTGCGGACAGTTAAGAAGCAAACAAATCAAAAAAACAGAAGCACGGTAA
- the rbsK gene encoding ribokinase: MKKPIITVIGSLNMDLVTVTDRTPLQGETITGQSFSTYPGGKGANQAVAAARLGAEVHMLGKVGKDLFGTKLKEVLQQEGVNEESVEIATIKETGTASIIISGQDNRIIVVPGANSEVTPEWVIAHEETIINSNLLLLQLEIPLDSVIKITEIANKYQVPVILNPAPYQKLPKKLIDGVTYLTPNKHEYSQLLDEASGEEKDQIIAKSIVTKGEDGVEFQFHNQRITLNGVKVEVVDTTGAGDTFNGALAVELSKNKNLKDAVLFATMAATISVTKMGAQTGMPYVEELEKFYELNASKLVL; the protein is encoded by the coding sequence ATGAAAAAGCCTATCATTACTGTAATTGGAAGTTTAAATATGGATCTAGTTACTGTTACAGACCGAACGCCTTTACAAGGTGAAACAATAACTGGTCAATCGTTTTCAACATATCCTGGTGGAAAAGGGGCCAATCAAGCTGTTGCGGCAGCTAGACTTGGAGCAGAAGTTCATATGCTCGGAAAAGTAGGTAAAGATCTTTTTGGAACGAAACTTAAAGAAGTACTTCAGCAAGAGGGTGTGAATGAGGAATCTGTTGAAATTGCCACTATTAAAGAAACGGGTACTGCTTCTATCATTATTTCTGGACAGGACAATCGAATTATCGTAGTACCAGGAGCAAATAGTGAAGTAACACCTGAATGGGTTATAGCACATGAAGAAACAATAATAAATAGTAATTTATTATTGTTACAATTAGAAATCCCATTAGATTCGGTCATAAAAATAACAGAAATTGCAAATAAGTATCAAGTTCCTGTCATTTTAAATCCTGCTCCGTATCAAAAGCTACCAAAAAAACTCATAGATGGAGTCACATACCTCACACCAAATAAGCATGAGTATAGTCAACTATTAGATGAAGCCTCAGGAGAAGAGAAAGATCAAATTATAGCAAAAAGTATCGTGACAAAAGGGGAAGATGGGGTTGAATTTCAATTTCATAACCAAAGAATTACATTGAATGGGGTGAAAGTGGAGGTTGTTGATACAACTGGTGCAGGGGATACCTTTAATGGGGCTCTTGCAGTGGAACTTAGCAAAAATAAGAATCTAAAGGACGCTGTTTTATTTGCCACAATGGCTGCAACCATATCAGTCACGAAAATGGGAGCTCAAACGGGAATGCCATATGTTGAGGAATTGGAAAAATTTTATGAACTGAATGCATCAAAACTGGTGTTATAA
- a CDS encoding TRAP transporter large permease: MLIILIICLLALLLVGVPVGFSLVGASLLTIFLQDTIPLQAIPQRLALGLDSFPMLAIPLFILAGTIMEAGGITKRLIHLSEVLVGHIRGSLAHVSVVSNVFMSGVSGSGVADAAATGSALIPTMVKRGYGKGFAAAILGASATVGPIIPPSIPMIIYGSLAGVSIGKLFLGGALPGIMMSGSLMIVSYFIARKRGFEKRQRAQFKEIVIALKESFWALLMPVIIVGGIFSGIFTATESAVIAVIYSLIIGLFVYKDLKINELPKKILETVTMSSSIGIIIAASAPFAWVLAYAQGPAKVLAMFQNVANSTNVALLLLMLILLILGCFLDGMAIIIITTPVILPLLTQYNIDPLHFGVILAINVMIGTVTPPVGTIMYVAISIAKCSVVEFTKEIWPFLLMLIALLILFALVPEIVLYVPNLLMK, encoded by the coding sequence ATGCTGATTATACTTATTATTTGTTTATTGGCTCTTCTACTTGTTGGTGTTCCTGTTGGATTCTCTCTAGTTGGAGCATCTTTACTAACAATTTTTTTACAAGATACGATTCCTTTGCAGGCCATTCCACAGAGACTCGCCTTGGGCTTGGATTCTTTTCCGATGCTAGCTATTCCACTGTTTATTTTGGCAGGGACGATAATGGAAGCAGGCGGTATAACAAAACGCCTGATCCACTTATCGGAAGTGCTAGTGGGGCATATAAGAGGAAGTTTAGCACATGTTTCGGTCGTATCAAATGTTTTTATGAGTGGGGTATCGGGGTCTGGGGTAGCGGATGCCGCCGCCACTGGATCTGCGTTAATTCCAACCATGGTAAAAAGAGGTTATGGGAAAGGGTTTGCGGCAGCAATCTTAGGTGCAAGTGCAACGGTAGGTCCGATTATTCCTCCGAGCATTCCGATGATAATTTATGGGAGTCTTGCAGGTGTGTCTATAGGTAAGTTGTTTCTAGGCGGTGCCCTTCCTGGCATAATGATGAGCGGTTCATTAATGATCGTTTCCTATTTTATTGCAAGAAAAAGAGGATTCGAAAAAAGACAGAGAGCCCAATTTAAGGAGATTGTAATAGCGTTAAAAGAATCCTTTTGGGCACTACTTATGCCAGTTATCATTGTTGGAGGGATATTTTCGGGCATATTTACAGCGACTGAATCTGCCGTTATTGCTGTTATTTATTCGTTAATTATTGGACTTTTTGTTTATAAGGATTTAAAGATAAATGAATTACCAAAAAAAATATTAGAAACTGTAACAATGTCTTCATCAATAGGAATTATTATTGCCGCTTCTGCACCGTTTGCTTGGGTTCTAGCATACGCACAAGGTCCTGCAAAAGTATTGGCCATGTTTCAGAATGTTGCCAATTCCACCAACGTTGCTTTGTTATTATTAATGTTAATTCTTCTTATATTAGGGTGCTTCTTAGATGGAATGGCTATTATCATTATTACCACTCCAGTGATCTTACCATTATTAACCCAATATAACATAGATCCCCTGCATTTCGGTGTTATTTTAGCTATTAATGTGATGATTGGAACAGTTACACCGCCAGTAGGTACGATTATGTATGTAGCTATAAGCATAGCTAAATGTTCGGTAGTTGAATTTACAAAGGAAATTTGGCCGTTTTTATTAATGTTAATAGCGTTACTAATTCTATTTGCATTAGTTCCTGAAATTGTTCTTTATGTACCTAATTTATTGATGAAATAA
- a CDS encoding TRAP transporter small permease, with protein MKSAKLLITNIEEILSSFLFIIMCTSVALGVFARFFELALVWTDELARYTFIWSVLLGTVVAFKHKKHIAIDLIGNVFSKSINQIIYVLIHGALLILFFTLVKYGWTLTLQTWNVPTTSLQIPTGLIYMSVPLSSFLLIIYTIKDLYQTTFKRDSNLT; from the coding sequence ATGAAGAGTGCGAAGTTATTAATAACAAATATCGAGGAGATTTTAAGCAGTTTCCTTTTTATCATCATGTGTACCTCGGTAGCCCTTGGAGTATTTGCTAGATTCTTTGAACTAGCTTTAGTTTGGACAGATGAGTTGGCTCGGTATACTTTTATTTGGTCAGTGCTCCTAGGGACTGTGGTGGCATTTAAACACAAAAAGCATATAGCTATTGATTTAATAGGAAATGTATTTTCAAAATCTATTAATCAAATAATCTATGTTCTCATTCATGGGGCGCTACTTATCTTATTTTTCACTCTTGTAAAATATGGATGGACGTTAACTCTGCAAACATGGAACGTGCCTACAACCAGTTTACAGATACCAACAGGGCTTATATATATGTCAGTACCATTATCAAGTTTTCTATTGATTATTTATACGATCAAAGATCTTTACCAAACCACCTTCAAGAGGGATAGCAATCTAACATAG
- a CDS encoding TRAP transporter substrate-binding protein: MKIKKALTFVASSLLMLSLVACSETQESSTNSNSSNEKSDEVMKIKLAHVTNDQSAIHKGAVKFAELVKEKSDGQMEVEVIPGGQLGSEKDLIESTQIGTVQITIPSSAVLSNFVPKASVLTLPYVIKGNNEREKYQTFVKLAKTDAYKEIGTEAETVNLVAFPEAVWWVGDRHVTTSKKPVKTPEDVKGLKIRTPDATAHTEPFKIMGANVTPMNISEVYMSLKTGTIEAQENSINQIYTNKFYEVQKYVNLTGHMTQNELPVVSLQWWKGLSDKQKKIVTEAMNESGKYMSELQLKANEEELNKLKDAGMEVVEVNLKAFKKATADTYKTFEDKAGKGYYEKIIAAQK; encoded by the coding sequence ATGAAGATTAAGAAAGCGCTAACATTTGTTGCTAGTTCTCTATTAATGTTGAGTTTAGTTGCATGCAGTGAAACACAGGAATCCTCTACAAATTCAAACTCTTCAAATGAAAAATCTGATGAAGTAATGAAAATTAAACTTGCTCACGTAACAAATGATCAATCTGCTATTCATAAGGGTGCTGTAAAGTTTGCAGAATTGGTGAAAGAAAAATCGGATGGTCAGATGGAAGTTGAAGTTATACCTGGCGGACAGTTAGGTAGTGAAAAAGATCTAATTGAAAGCACGCAAATAGGAACTGTTCAAATTACAATTCCTTCGTCTGCTGTACTTTCTAATTTTGTACCTAAAGCTTCTGTATTAACATTACCATATGTGATAAAAGGTAATAATGAACGTGAAAAATATCAAACTTTTGTTAAACTCGCTAAGACAGATGCCTATAAAGAAATTGGCACTGAAGCAGAAACCGTTAATTTGGTTGCATTTCCTGAAGCAGTATGGTGGGTAGGCGATCGTCATGTAACAACTAGTAAAAAACCTGTAAAGACACCTGAAGATGTAAAAGGATTAAAGATCAGAACGCCTGATGCAACTGCCCATACAGAGCCATTTAAGATAATGGGAGCAAACGTAACTCCGATGAATATTTCTGAAGTATATATGTCATTAAAGACAGGGACAATCGAGGCTCAAGAAAACTCCATAAATCAAATTTATACCAATAAATTTTATGAAGTACAAAAGTACGTTAATTTGACTGGGCATATGACACAAAACGAACTTCCAGTTGTTAGTTTGCAATGGTGGAAAGGCCTTAGTGATAAGCAGAAGAAAATTGTAACTGAAGCAATGAATGAGTCTGGAAAATATATGTCAGAGCTCCAATTAAAAGCTAATGAAGAGGAATTAAATAAATTAAAAGATGCAGGAATGGAAGTAGTAGAAGTTAATTTAAAGGCCTTTAAAAAAGCAACAGCGGATACCTATAAAACTTTTGAGGATAAGGCAGGAAAGGGATATTACGAAAAAATTATTGCTGCTCAAAAATAA
- the rpiB gene encoding ribose 5-phosphate isomerase B: MKIAIGGDHAGFPLKGHVIDVLKELGHEVTNCGSFDPNPVDFPDITKVVCEKVRSGEVEKAILVCGTGVGASIAANKIPGIRASVCHDIYSAHQCVEHDDVNVMCIGAQIIGPALVKELVHSFLTAEFSTAEEFRRRVEKLSLMEKEYANQLVEVKKFRGIKE; encoded by the coding sequence ATGAAAATAGCTATTGGCGGGGATCACGCAGGTTTTCCATTAAAAGGACATGTGATTGATGTTTTAAAGGAATTAGGGCACGAAGTAACAAATTGTGGTAGTTTTGATCCAAATCCAGTCGACTTTCCGGATATTACAAAGGTCGTATGCGAAAAAGTCCGAAGTGGCGAAGTGGAAAAGGCGATTCTAGTTTGTGGAACAGGTGTAGGCGCTTCAATTGCAGCGAATAAAATTCCTGGCATTCGCGCTTCGGTTTGTCATGATATTTATTCTGCTCATCAATGTGTTGAGCATGATGACGTCAATGTAATGTGTATAGGTGCTCAAATTATTGGTCCAGCCTTAGTGAAGGAACTAGTTCATTCTTTTTTAACTGCTGAGTTTAGCACAGCTGAAGAATTCAGACGCAGAGTAGAAAAGCTTAGCTTAATGGAAAAGGAATATGCCAATCAATTAGTAGAAGTAAAAAAATTTAGGGGGATAAAAGAATGA
- a CDS encoding LacI family DNA-binding transcriptional regulator, whose amino-acid sequence MKDATLKEVAQLANVSTATVSNVINNTKHVSEDLKKKVYESMKVLNYKPNEIAKSLKVKQSRLIGILISDISNSFISKVVKGIESTLSEKGYNVLLCSTDSDVEKEKEYLKVLMGKRIDGLIISSSGGGNHYDDLLKAKVPLVFLNRCPEHLPSNMVMTNNIKGAYMATEHLIKHGYKKIAIITGPMQYSTGRDRYIGYKRALEDYAISYHDELVLEGDFTIESGYELTKEIIESKMKIDAIFISNNSMSLGSYKYIKEQGLKIPQDIALYGFDDPEWADVVDPPLSGITQPAFELGVYAAQKMIDTIQGTCPEIREIKYLDPNMIIRKSCGC is encoded by the coding sequence TTGAAAGATGCCACACTGAAAGAGGTTGCCCAACTTGCTAATGTATCAACAGCAACAGTGTCCAATGTTATTAATAATACTAAACATGTAAGTGAAGATTTGAAAAAAAAGGTTTACGAATCAATGAAAGTGCTTAATTACAAACCCAACGAAATCGCTAAAAGTCTCAAGGTCAAACAATCAAGGTTAATAGGAATATTGATTTCAGATATTTCAAATAGCTTTATTTCAAAAGTAGTAAAGGGAATTGAAAGTACATTGTCCGAGAAAGGATATAATGTTCTTTTATGTAGTACAGATTCAGATGTGGAGAAAGAAAAAGAATATCTAAAGGTATTAATGGGGAAAAGGATAGATGGTTTAATCATTTCTTCTTCAGGGGGAGGAAATCATTATGATGATTTATTGAAAGCAAAAGTTCCTCTTGTTTTTTTAAATCGCTGTCCGGAACATCTTCCTTCTAATATGGTCATGACGAATAATATTAAAGGGGCCTACATGGCTACTGAGCATTTAATTAAACATGGGTATAAAAAAATTGCTATTATTACAGGGCCTATGCAGTATAGTACTGGAAGGGATCGATATATCGGTTATAAAAGAGCACTAGAGGATTATGCTATTTCCTACCATGATGAGCTTGTGTTAGAAGGTGATTTCACTATTGAAAGCGGTTACGAATTAACGAAAGAAATAATAGAGTCAAAAATGAAAATAGACGCTATTTTTATTTCTAATAACTCTATGTCTTTAGGATCATATAAATATATTAAAGAACAGGGCTTAAAGATTCCTCAAGATATTGCTTTGTATGGGTTTGACGATCCAGAATGGGCGGATGTTGTTGATCCACCATTATCTGGTATAACACAGCCTGCTTTTGAGTTAGGTGTATATGCTGCCCAAAAGATGATAGATACTATACAGGGTACGTGTCCAGAAATAAGAGAAATTAAGTATCTAGACCCAAACATGATAATAAGAAAATCATGTGGGTGTTGA
- a CDS encoding tubulin-like doman-containing protein, with amino-acid sequence MKSIGILGVGQAGGNIAEIASSMGFETALINTNQRDGLVNTRVEKKYFIPGYNGAGQDRSIGLKAVNENYKEIIDFVQRSFKNIRLLLVAFSTDGGTGSGMSPILIDLLLDQLPGVNIGAIAIVPDRNVLAGNRINAVECIEEISKIDSLSSVFLVDNDQMRKLNPQSSKHEIYLSSNHQVMEAIKNVLQVTKKSSFYGNFDETDLMNILNTRGVTIISSTTLTDAKTTTEVASKIEQSWGNSIFCPVESIGVIRAGLIYEGPEKMAKLVNVPLVFERVGEPLELFEGTYISESDPTITSILAGLSFPTRRMRALEGSLEKNKERLQSLVNKEHTQKYDSKISWASNLKAKTPQRQTGSVTSKLSKYKR; translated from the coding sequence GTGAAATCAATTGGAATCTTGGGCGTAGGCCAAGCAGGCGGGAATATAGCTGAAATAGCATCAAGTATGGGCTTTGAAACAGCGCTTATCAATACGAACCAGCGAGATGGCTTAGTAAATACGAGGGTGGAAAAGAAGTATTTCATCCCAGGGTATAATGGTGCTGGGCAGGATCGATCAATAGGATTAAAAGCGGTTAATGAAAACTATAAAGAGATCATTGACTTTGTACAGCGGTCCTTTAAGAACATAAGGCTTTTGTTGGTGGCCTTTTCTACGGACGGTGGTACTGGATCAGGTATGAGCCCGATATTAATAGATCTGTTATTAGACCAACTCCCAGGTGTCAACATAGGTGCTATTGCGATTGTGCCTGATCGTAATGTATTGGCTGGTAATCGAATCAATGCGGTTGAATGTATTGAAGAAATTTCTAAGATTGACTCGCTTTCATCTGTGTTCCTTGTAGACAATGATCAGATGCGCAAGTTGAACCCACAATCCAGTAAACATGAAATCTACCTTTCTTCTAATCATCAAGTCATGGAGGCCATTAAGAACGTACTGCAAGTAACGAAAAAGAGTTCCTTTTACGGAAACTTCGATGAAACGGATCTTATGAATATACTGAATACAAGAGGCGTCACGATTATATCTTCAACCACGCTTACAGACGCTAAGACGACCACAGAAGTAGCTAGTAAAATTGAACAATCTTGGGGAAACTCGATATTTTGTCCTGTTGAATCAATAGGTGTGATTCGAGCAGGTTTAATTTATGAAGGTCCAGAGAAAATGGCAAAGCTAGTTAACGTCCCATTGGTTTTTGAAAGGGTGGGAGAACCTCTTGAATTGTTCGAAGGAACCTATATCTCAGAATCAGACCCCACAATAACCTCGATTTTAGCGGGACTTTCATTTCCTACCCGCCGGATGAGGGCTCTTGAGGGATCACTTGAGAAGAATAAAGAGCGTTTACAAAGCCTAGTTAACAAGGAACATACCCAGAAATATGATTCAAAAATATCATGGGCATCCAACTTAAAAGCGAAAACACCTCAAAGACAGACCGGATCGGTAACTTCCAAGTTATCGAAGTATAAGAGATAA
- a CDS encoding NUDIX domain-containing protein, with product MGYIEELREIIGTRPLILVGAVVGVVDEDGKILLQKRPEGVWGLPGGLLELGESVEDAGRREVFEETGVEIGQLKLVEVFSGEQYFRRLANGDEFYPVTIAYISKDIKSSTIKIDGEESIDAGFFPLHQLPDSTTPLVRMMIENFLRSSNGPFE from the coding sequence ATGGGCTATATTGAGGAGTTACGAGAAATAATTGGAACCCGGCCGCTCATTTTAGTTGGCGCTGTTGTGGGTGTAGTTGATGAGGATGGAAAAATTCTTTTGCAAAAAAGACCTGAAGGCGTCTGGGGTCTTCCAGGTGGTTTGTTAGAATTAGGGGAGTCTGTTGAGGATGCTGGACGAAGGGAAGTTTTTGAAGAAACAGGCGTTGAAATTGGGCAACTTAAGTTAGTGGAAGTTTTTTCGGGTGAGCAGTATTTCCGAAGGCTTGCTAATGGCGATGAATTCTACCCAGTGACGATTGCTTATATATCAAAAGATATTAAAAGTAGTACTATTAAAATTGATGGGGAAGAGTCGATTGATGCTGGATTTTTCCCTTTACACCAATTACCGGACAGTACAACTCCTTTAGTTAGGATGATGATTGAAAATTTTCTACGATCCTCTAATGGACCTTTCGAATAG
- a CDS encoding M15 family metallopeptidase: protein MKLKRIGSLLFIISFALIIILLFMEENPISDLNTNQSVSFPTELHPIVKERSDQLIQKSARKRIRVVITDGFRSAEDQDRLYEQGRSTEGTIVTYAKGGESYHNFGLAIDFALKDPSGNVIWDMNYDGNKNGKADWTEVVVMAKALGFDWGGDWAQFKDYPHLQMDFGLTVADLQNGERPADSSMTVDTNQGKP from the coding sequence TTGAAATTAAAACGAATAGGAAGTTTATTGTTTATCATTTCTTTTGCTCTTATTATCATCCTTCTCTTTATGGAAGAGAATCCTATATCCGATTTGAATACAAACCAGTCTGTTTCTTTTCCAACTGAACTCCATCCAATTGTAAAGGAACGCAGCGATCAATTAATTCAAAAATCGGCACGTAAAAGAATTAGGGTCGTGATTACGGATGGTTTTCGAAGTGCGGAAGATCAGGATCGGCTATATGAGCAAGGCCGATCGACCGAAGGAACTATTGTAACGTATGCAAAAGGAGGAGAGTCTTATCACAATTTTGGTCTTGCCATTGATTTTGCGCTAAAGGATCCTTCAGGGAATGTCATTTGGGATATGAACTATGATGGAAATAAGAATGGGAAAGCCGATTGGACTGAGGTTGTAGTAATGGCAAAAGCTTTAGGGTTTGATTGGGGCGGTGATTGGGCTCAATTTAAAGATTATCCTCATTTACAGATGGATTTCGGTTTGACAGTTGCCGACTTACAGAATGGGGAGAGACCTGCTGACTCATCCATGACCGTAGATACAAATCAGGGCAAACCATGA
- a CDS encoding ASCH domain-containing protein: MKVLSMIQPWASLFVLRENQYETRSWKTNYRGPMAIHTSLKIDKAVCKHIAIQKLLGKHGYTTENLPTGKIIAICELVNCIKVTENNQTWAVLEDGRIVEGNDFFLGDFRVGGYAWEVKEMKLLEEWIPAKGKLGLWEHPI, from the coding sequence ATGAAGGTTCTATCGATGATCCAACCATGGGCAAGTCTTTTTGTACTTAGAGAGAACCAATACGAAACCAGGTCATGGAAGACAAATTATCGTGGCCCAATGGCCATTCACACTAGTTTAAAAATAGATAAGGCTGTGTGCAAACATATTGCCATTCAGAAGTTGCTTGGTAAACATGGATACACAACTGAAAATCTTCCAACCGGAAAAATTATTGCTATATGTGAACTCGTCAATTGCATAAAAGTAACGGAGAATAACCAAACATGGGCCGTCCTGGAGGATGGACGAATCGTAGAAGGAAATGACTTTTTTCTCGGGGACTTTCGAGTAGGTGGATATGCCTGGGAAGTGAAAGAGATGAAACTACTAGAAGAGTGGATCCCAGCAAAGGGAAAACTAGGATTATGGGAGCATCCAATTTAG
- a CDS encoding putative quinol monooxygenase — protein MIIIHATFHINPSMQDQFLEEIQLLIAASRAEAGNISYRLQKDVESENIFTMVEVWQDKEAVASHNASEPFTTFVATVKKYLTAPLDVKAFEGQPLK, from the coding sequence ATGATTATTATTCATGCTACATTTCATATTAATCCGTCTATGCAGGATCAATTTTTAGAAGAAATTCAACTGTTAATTGCTGCATCAAGAGCAGAAGCGGGAAACATCTCCTACCGTCTTCAAAAGGATGTAGAAAGTGAAAACATCTTTACCATGGTGGAAGTGTGGCAGGATAAAGAGGCCGTAGCAAGTCATAACGCAAGTGAGCCGTTCACCACATTTGTGGCAACGGTAAAAAAATACCTCACTGCACCACTAGATGTAAAAGCATTCGAAGGGCAACCACTAAAATAA
- a CDS encoding nitroreductase family protein — MTTATASRQLINDFNQILKGRRSIKNYDKSVKISHEEMTEIITLATLAPSSVNMQPWRFLVIESPEAKATLAPLAKFNQTQVESSSAIIAVFGDLNNFEKAEAIYGAAVEKGFMPQDVKEQILTSFAGYYENISREDMKDVVLVDGGLVSMQLMLAARAFGYDTNPIGGYEKDQIAEAFGLDKDRYVPVMLISIGKAADTGYPSVRLPVDQVAQWK, encoded by the coding sequence ATGACTACAGCTACAGCATCAAGACAACTCATAAATGACTTTAACCAAATTCTTAAAGGTCGCCGGTCTATTAAAAATTATGATAAATCAGTAAAAATTAGCCATGAGGAAATGACTGAAATCATAACGTTAGCTACACTGGCTCCATCTTCTGTAAATATGCAGCCATGGCGCTTCCTTGTAATTGAAAGTCCTGAGGCAAAAGCTACACTGGCACCACTTGCTAAATTCAATCAAACACAGGTTGAGAGTTCATCAGCTATCATTGCTGTATTTGGTGATTTGAACAATTTTGAAAAGGCGGAAGCTATCTACGGAGCAGCGGTAGAAAAGGGATTCATGCCACAAGATGTAAAAGAGCAAATCCTAACATCTTTCGCCGGGTATTATGAAAACATTTCACGTGAAGATATGAAGGACGTCGTGTTAGTTGATGGTGGCCTTGTCTCCATGCAGTTAATGCTAGCAGCTCGTGCGTTTGGATATGATACAAACCCTATTGGCGGTTATGAAAAAGACCAAATTGCAGAAGCATTCGGTTTAGATAAAGATCGTTATGTTCCAGTTATGCTTATTTCCATCGGAAAAGCAGCAGATACTGGGTATCCATCCGTACGTCTCCCAGTCGATCAAGTCGCACAATGGAAGTAA
- a CDS encoding TetR/AcrR family transcriptional regulator — MRKISTEDRLLMRQSHIKKILKVIRTQGFLSLSIQEIAQLMNMSRASLYNYFSSKEDILMELNDFCISYIYEAGQMISNTELSYSQRLQKVFEHAVLSAAFSSEIFLKDLQISCMSLYEKKKQARKEQMATIHTFYQNGMEAGFFNELNPTLLMMQDETVLNKLINTSFLMDEELTLERALYDYFLAKCFQVLRPELLININHKEIHCMVKDILHKLSPIL; from the coding sequence ATGAGAAAAATATCAACTGAAGATCGATTACTAATGAGACAATCCCATATTAAGAAGATACTAAAAGTGATTCGTACTCAGGGATTTTTATCTTTATCTATCCAAGAAATTGCTCAGTTGATGAACATGAGTCGAGCCTCTCTGTATAACTATTTCTCTTCAAAAGAAGACATCCTTATGGAGTTAAATGATTTTTGCATTTCCTATATTTATGAAGCAGGTCAAATGATTTCAAATACAGAGCTTTCCTATTCCCAACGTCTTCAAAAGGTCTTCGAACATGCCGTTTTGTCAGCTGCCTTTTCATCTGAGATTTTTTTGAAAGACCTTCAGATTAGTTGCATGTCACTTTATGAAAAAAAGAAGCAGGCGCGAAAAGAACAAATGGCCACCATTCATACGTTTTATCAAAATGGAATGGAGGCAGGATTCTTTAATGAATTAAATCCTACCCTTCTTATGATGCAAGACGAAACCGTCTTAAATAAGCTAATCAATACCTCGTTTTTAATGGATGAGGAACTGACCTTAGAACGTGCTCTATATGATTACTTCTTGGCGAAATGCTTCCAAGTGCTACGACCCGAATTATTAATAAACATAAATCACAAAGAAATACACTGCATGGTGAAAGACATCCTCCACAAACTGTCGCCAATATTATAA